The following are encoded in a window of Sebastes umbrosus isolate fSebUmb1 chromosome 7, fSebUmb1.pri, whole genome shotgun sequence genomic DNA:
- the LOC119492013 gene encoding arfaptin-2-like isoform X3, which produces MMADSIMSKAATMEIPINSNGDTGTLPEDDSLEQDLQQVMVSGPNLNETSIVSGGYGGPAGGIIPTSTIKGSSNNNTGNSTEEVSRGVAVEKLDSVKKWGINTYKCTKQMFSERFGRGSRTVDLELEAQIDVLRDTKSKYETILRLATALTCHFQSMVQTQQALGDTFTDLSQKSPELQDEFGYNAETQKLLCRNGEALLSAITFFVSSIDTLVNKTMEDTLMTIKLYENARLEFDAYRSDLEEMSLGPKDAAAMVRIDMAQHDYQIHRDKYERLRSDVTIKLKFLDENKVKVMHKQLLLFHNAISAYFAGNQEQLEQTLIQFNVKLKPPGSDKPSWLEEQ; this is translated from the exons ATGATGGCAGACAGTATCATGAGCAAGGCTGCTACCATGGAGATCCCCATTAACAGCAATGGAGACACAGGGACTCTGCCAGAGGATGACAGCCTGGAGCAG GATTTGCAGCAGGTGATGGTGTCTGGACCCAACCTGAATGAAACCAGCATTGTCTCAGGAGGTTATGGAGGACCTGCAGGGGGCATCATTCCCACCAGCACCATCAAAG GATCTTCGAACAATAACACTGGTAACTCCACTGAAGAAGTTTCTCGTGGTGTGGCAGTGGAGAAATTGGACAGTGTAAAGAAATGGGGCATAAACACATACAAG TGTACAAAGCAGATGTTCTCAGAGAGGTTTGGCAGAGGTTCAAGAACAGTAGACCTGGAACTGGAGGCCCAGATTGACGTGTTAAGAGATACCAAGAGCAAGTATGAAACCATCCTCAGACTGGCCACTGCACTCACCTGTCATTTTCAAAGCATGGTGCAGACACAACAGGCCCTAGGAGACACCTTCACCGACCTCAGCCAGAAGTCCCCAGAGTTGCAG GATGAGTTTGGGTATaatgcagaaacacaaaagctgttgtgtaggaATGGCGAGGCTCTGCTCAGTGCCATCACCTTCTTCGTGTCCAGTATCGACACCCTGGTCAACAAAACAATGGAGGATACTCTGATGACCATTAAGCTGTATGAAAACGCAAG ACTTGAGTTTGATGCCTATCGTTCTGATCTGGAGGAGATGAGTTTGGGCCCTAAGGATGCAGCTGCCATGGTCCGCATTGATATGGCTCAGCATGATTACCAGATCCACAGAGACAAATATGAAAGGCTGCGCAGTGATGTCACCATCAAGCTCAAATTCCTGGATGAAAACAAG gTGAAGGTTATGCACAAGCAACTACTTCTCTTCCACAATGCTATCTCAGCTTACTTTGCTGGCAACCAGGAGCAGTTGGAACAAACTCTAATACAGTTCAATGTAAAGTTAAAGCCGCCAGGATCAGACAAGCCGTCCTGGCTGGAGGAGCAGTAA
- the LOC119492013 gene encoding arfaptin-2-like isoform X2 codes for MMADSIMSKAATMEIPINSNGDTGTLPEDDSLEQDLQQVMVSGPNLNETSIVSGGYGGPAGGIIPTSTIKDIRMKSRGVSLPKSQSTASRLAQHTDQHPGSSNNNTGNSTEEVSRGVAVEKLDSVKKWGINTYKCTKQMFSERFGRGSRTVDLELEAQIDVLRDTKSKYETILRLATALTCHFQSMVQTQQALGDTFTDLSQKSPELQDEFGYNAETQKLLCRNGEALLSAITFFVSSIDTLVNKTMEDTLMTIKLYENARLEFDAYRSDLEEMSLGPKDAAAMVRIDMAQHDYQIHRDKYERLRSDVTIKLKFLDENKVKVMHKQLLLFHNAISAYFAGNQEQLEQTLIQFNVKLKPPGSDKPSWLEEQ; via the exons ATGATGGCAGACAGTATCATGAGCAAGGCTGCTACCATGGAGATCCCCATTAACAGCAATGGAGACACAGGGACTCTGCCAGAGGATGACAGCCTGGAGCAG GATTTGCAGCAGGTGATGGTGTCTGGACCCAACCTGAATGAAACCAGCATTGTCTCAGGAGGTTATGGAGGACCTGCAGGGGGCATCATTCCCACCAGCACCATCAAAG ACATTCGCATGAAATCCAGGGGTGTTAGCTTGCCTAAAAGCCAATCTACAGCCAGTCGACTTGCCCAACACACAGACCAGCATCCAG GATCTTCGAACAATAACACTGGTAACTCCACTGAAGAAGTTTCTCGTGGTGTGGCAGTGGAGAAATTGGACAGTGTAAAGAAATGGGGCATAAACACATACAAG TGTACAAAGCAGATGTTCTCAGAGAGGTTTGGCAGAGGTTCAAGAACAGTAGACCTGGAACTGGAGGCCCAGATTGACGTGTTAAGAGATACCAAGAGCAAGTATGAAACCATCCTCAGACTGGCCACTGCACTCACCTGTCATTTTCAAAGCATGGTGCAGACACAACAGGCCCTAGGAGACACCTTCACCGACCTCAGCCAGAAGTCCCCAGAGTTGCAG GATGAGTTTGGGTATaatgcagaaacacaaaagctgttgtgtaggaATGGCGAGGCTCTGCTCAGTGCCATCACCTTCTTCGTGTCCAGTATCGACACCCTGGTCAACAAAACAATGGAGGATACTCTGATGACCATTAAGCTGTATGAAAACGCAAG ACTTGAGTTTGATGCCTATCGTTCTGATCTGGAGGAGATGAGTTTGGGCCCTAAGGATGCAGCTGCCATGGTCCGCATTGATATGGCTCAGCATGATTACCAGATCCACAGAGACAAATATGAAAGGCTGCGCAGTGATGTCACCATCAAGCTCAAATTCCTGGATGAAAACAAG gTGAAGGTTATGCACAAGCAACTACTTCTCTTCCACAATGCTATCTCAGCTTACTTTGCTGGCAACCAGGAGCAGTTGGAACAAACTCTAATACAGTTCAATGTAAAGTTAAAGCCGCCAGGATCAGACAAGCCGTCCTGGCTGGAGGAGCAGTAA
- the LOC119492013 gene encoding arfaptin-2-like isoform X1 produces the protein MMADSIMSKAATMEIPINSNGDTGTLPEDDSLEQDLQQVMVSGPNLNETSIVSGGYGGPAGGIIPTSTIKGPAVHYNPQYLDRRRAPPPGPDIRMKSRGVSLPKSQSTASRLAQHTDQHPGSSNNNTGNSTEEVSRGVAVEKLDSVKKWGINTYKCTKQMFSERFGRGSRTVDLELEAQIDVLRDTKSKYETILRLATALTCHFQSMVQTQQALGDTFTDLSQKSPELQDEFGYNAETQKLLCRNGEALLSAITFFVSSIDTLVNKTMEDTLMTIKLYENARLEFDAYRSDLEEMSLGPKDAAAMVRIDMAQHDYQIHRDKYERLRSDVTIKLKFLDENKVKVMHKQLLLFHNAISAYFAGNQEQLEQTLIQFNVKLKPPGSDKPSWLEEQ, from the exons ATGATGGCAGACAGTATCATGAGCAAGGCTGCTACCATGGAGATCCCCATTAACAGCAATGGAGACACAGGGACTCTGCCAGAGGATGACAGCCTGGAGCAG GATTTGCAGCAGGTGATGGTGTCTGGACCCAACCTGAATGAAACCAGCATTGTCTCAGGAGGTTATGGAGGACCTGCAGGGGGCATCATTCCCACCAGCACCATCAAAG GGCCTGCTGTTCACTACAACCCTCAGTATCTGGACAGAAGACGAGCTCCTCCACCAGGACCAG ACATTCGCATGAAATCCAGGGGTGTTAGCTTGCCTAAAAGCCAATCTACAGCCAGTCGACTTGCCCAACACACAGACCAGCATCCAG GATCTTCGAACAATAACACTGGTAACTCCACTGAAGAAGTTTCTCGTGGTGTGGCAGTGGAGAAATTGGACAGTGTAAAGAAATGGGGCATAAACACATACAAG TGTACAAAGCAGATGTTCTCAGAGAGGTTTGGCAGAGGTTCAAGAACAGTAGACCTGGAACTGGAGGCCCAGATTGACGTGTTAAGAGATACCAAGAGCAAGTATGAAACCATCCTCAGACTGGCCACTGCACTCACCTGTCATTTTCAAAGCATGGTGCAGACACAACAGGCCCTAGGAGACACCTTCACCGACCTCAGCCAGAAGTCCCCAGAGTTGCAG GATGAGTTTGGGTATaatgcagaaacacaaaagctgttgtgtaggaATGGCGAGGCTCTGCTCAGTGCCATCACCTTCTTCGTGTCCAGTATCGACACCCTGGTCAACAAAACAATGGAGGATACTCTGATGACCATTAAGCTGTATGAAAACGCAAG ACTTGAGTTTGATGCCTATCGTTCTGATCTGGAGGAGATGAGTTTGGGCCCTAAGGATGCAGCTGCCATGGTCCGCATTGATATGGCTCAGCATGATTACCAGATCCACAGAGACAAATATGAAAGGCTGCGCAGTGATGTCACCATCAAGCTCAAATTCCTGGATGAAAACAAG gTGAAGGTTATGCACAAGCAACTACTTCTCTTCCACAATGCTATCTCAGCTTACTTTGCTGGCAACCAGGAGCAGTTGGAACAAACTCTAATACAGTTCAATGTAAAGTTAAAGCCGCCAGGATCAGACAAGCCGTCCTGGCTGGAGGAGCAGTAA